In Magnolia sinica isolate HGM2019 chromosome 16, MsV1, whole genome shotgun sequence, the genomic window aagttttagtttaattataactcatCATCCGTCGGCTTTAGAAGttacgcccaacgtgaaaagagcttagaataattaggagaacggtttggtgaagccaaataggacacttactatttttggccgaaaaccttgcgcactagtagacatcacggccgtctataaatagtaagtttactatttatagtaagtcgcggattctaggagtttgagttgtagtttgattctgatttctttcccattgcttggttcccttatttaaagggttgtgaactcgtttttatgaatgaattaatcaatttcaaatttcttagaatttatttctattttctgctttctttcctcgtggattcgagaagtctctgtgaggagtccaaagaagctccgtggattcggagtagttatcctcatcacgttcatccctgcgtcatattGGTTTCAGTGCCCAATGACACGAGTCAGTCACACCAAGATCCTCCCAATTCACCTATTTAAGCCCTTATTTGAGGAAAATGAGTTTTAGAAATGTTTATTAACGTATTTTAATCCATTTTGTGGGCTTTCGGGACTGTTTTCCAGGCATATTGTTAGATACATATCGGGTATTGATCATGAATAATTTGATACCCAGTACCCCCTCTGAGTGAATGGCAAAAGAGATGACAAACTAGAGACCTCAAAATTTTCTTCCTCATAGCATGTTCTATTTGAGAGTCCACACTTATCTTTAGAACATTAGATGTTATgcgatttctttcttatttcctgtATGTCTGCTGGGAAGATTTGCATGAttgtttttttcccctcttcTACATTTATCACATTTGCTTTTGCAGCCTGAAGATTTTTGGTTTAGTGCACCAAGGAAAGGTATCATGGTCTTTGCTTTACCTGGGGAGCCTGGTCTGACAGAGTTGGCTGGTGACTTCAAAGTCCATTTTCATGACCGTCAAGGCGATTTCTACTGGTCCGTAACTTTTCTCTTTGATAGCTGTATGTTTGGTTAAATGATAATATGAGAAGATACCTGCATTCGTCTGAACTAGCTGTGACCGAAACAGTTCTTCTAAAGGTAAAAGGCACAAAGTTCACTCATAATACCATGCATATTTTGTGCCTTTAACCTTAGAAGTACTGTCTCAGTTTTTCCCCTTTCCGTACTTATGACTGACACACGTCTTGTTCCTCATCTCCCTTTCAGTTGGTTGAACACAACAATGGTGGAAAACAGGAAGATTTTGAACACATCAGATCTTGATGGTTTTGACAAGGTATGTAAACGCATCATATCCAATGGAGGGAAGAAGTGAACATGGTAGTTTGGTTTTGTGATAGTGACACATGGGGGATAATGGTATCAAGTAGTCtcaccctccctccctcccttgcGGCACAATGAGCTATGAGCCAAAGTGACACATTCATCAGGTTACTCTGACAATGAGCATTCCCGCCCCAGAAATAATGCCATCTGCTTGCCAGAGGGAAAAAAAATGACAGTTGTAAAAGAAGACCAATGACCTATATTCAACAGACAATttgatccacttgatgaatggaccagcctgattttatcGTTACCAGGACCACATAATCGCCTTTGCATTTGTCATCAGAttctgtttcttctttccttGCTGACTTCTGCAGTTCCTCGTCTCCAGCAACTATTTCTGAACCATTCACTTTTCATTGTGTGCTTGCTTTGCAGAGGAAACTGCCTTCCCCTGGGTTCCAGGTCGAGGTGGTGTTGATAGATTATGATGGTACGGTCCCGATGAAGGTCAAAACCGAAACCGTCAGCAAGGAATCAGATAGAATCTCAGGCACTGCTGCCATGGCTGATGGTCCTACTACTCGGCCTTCGGACCCAAGTAAAGGCTCTGCTAGCAATGACAAGGACGATGTTTTCTCGGACAGTGAAGCAGAGGGCGGGTCTGTCAAGAGCCGACAAGCTCGAGAGGCAACTGCTGCGAGAGGGACCGCTGATGCTGGTGGGGGATCTAAAACAGAGAAACCAAAGGAGGAAATGGCGAGCGTAACTCATGGCGTTGAACAAGTTTCTCTAAGAAGTGAAGGAGCGAAAGAGAACCCCAACACCAGTGAAATGAAAATTGAAGGCGCTAGTGGGGCTGCCTCGTTTGAGGTCCCGAAATCGGATTTGTCGGGAGTGAGTGAATTCAAGGCAATCGCTGCAGATGCTTCTGTTTTTACTTTCGGCGATGAAGAAGACTTCGAAAGCGAATGAGCGGGGGATGGCATTGGCATTTTATGGTTGTCACAATATGTATAGAAGATTTGTAAGAAATTCAGATTTCAGATTGAAGGATCTTCAAAAGAAGTGATGTGGCAGATGTTTCTTCTTCTTGATTGAGAAGAGATTGAAAATTCTATTACATTCTATTTATGACAGTTTTGCAAGTGGGCCAGGGCCACAGCTTCAACATCGTAATTTGATGAGCTTTCCAGCTTCTTGTGCAGTGATCTGCTTGCTGTTCGTTGCAGCCCCATATGGTACGGAGTTCTCTGGTTGAATAATCATAGCTTTATTCACATTTGAAGGCCTGGATTTAGTGTTTAGGATTGTTTTCTACCACAGGTAATCCGGAGAAAGACCCACCAGATTGATGGTCCGATTCAGGGTGTCGAACTGCAATGGTTCCCACCTACCACCcagtctgagtcaactcggacaaGTCTCATGGGACTCGTACGAGTCTTAGAAGCTTGCTATATTGGGGTCATACTATCAGGGGAAGATAAGCAATGGCCCCTCCTGTTTTAATTCCTGCATCACACATCAGTGGGTCCTCGTCAGCGATTTGGATCCAGCAGGTTGATTTCCTTTTCACCAAAATGTTGATATGATCCTTCAGGTTGGGGATATGAACAGTACCTCGATGTTTGAGCTGGACGATCCTGGCTGTTGATCTTGATCTGTTGGGTCTTGCTGCGGATGTAGGATTCctgaggaaaaaagaagaaagaaaaaaccacAGATTGAACACTCCTAACCCTTCAGAAATTGACCTCCAAATATACAAAGATAtacttttaaaataaataaagaaagaaaaacaaagatatgGATAGGAGATTCCAGTCTTTGAGGTTTTTTTGGTCATTGTTTACCAAAATGAATTTCAAATTGGCGATCTGAATCACCAAGCTGTAGGATCCACTTGTCCAAACTCAAGGCCTCTCGTGTAAATGATCATATTATAATTTTCTCCCGTGGGTCTGATTTGAGGTCTTGAGCCCTCTCATACGTGCGTGCAACGTGTATGTGCGTACGAGATCCAAGCatataatcaggtggaccacacatacacTTGAAATGTGttagaatatttagttgaattaaatagactattaaaaatcgagaaccaaaaaaggaaaataaattttgagaaagaagaacttattgaatgagtcgaggcgtgactgagtcactcggcttgaaatcgaatttgctccccttggacagcgtcccaagtacaACAGGttcccagagcaatcgacctccaggatacaacgactatgacccggtcccagcggtgcactcactgtacacgggttcgaaccacttgcagtttaatccgaaagtgctgagttgactcagcgatgaactcagtagaaaattgcttaaaaccgaatatcagagagcgttttataagagaagaatttttcgtatattaaaactggaatcggtagtctttatatagactccgaagtggtgcataagcaccctttacaaaaggttaggtccgttgggtttaaacccaacaggtgcgaccaaccgaaagggacacatctctctggtttaaaacgaaaaggcgcaagtgcgagtacactcccgcacatacagtcctgcgagtacccatacacacacccacgcgagtatacacacaccgcacccgcacccgcgcccacgcccagcccagcccgtcgcgtcgcgcacgcgcacgcgcacacggactcggactcggactcggactcggctcggcgcgcgcgcgcgcgtgtgtggttaatggcatagattagagctattggcatagcccccccacaggaccaaattcacatgccccctgaaaggggctcaagccctaggcaaaaagactatcttatatacaagatagtttaccttttcaaatccgatgtgggacaaaacccacaacacaaaaatactacaacttttcaaaattggagggaaattaccgaaaatttgaaaattcaaattttaatgctattttaaaacaaaatacaacaatcccccacatgttttaaaataaactcttttggattaaagcgtaatagttgtgcaatggtgccggtgtcaccatagacttgaaccgacattagagtaagcaagacaggtctacaggaatcaggtgacaccatagtcttgaacctgaatccttttaatgtagattgcaagtacatgccactcacacaactctttctctgcaagtgattctgcggttcggtgcgtttcggccatacaccattacctggatttcatgagtgctctagagaattcgcctagattctcataggaagcggcctccacctccacacccatataggtgaatttcatcaagtgtatgcagcaactgtatacaccaccaaatatatggctatggattcattaagagttctaacaactcatccttctgccTTGCTACTTGCACTGTACACCATAAAaagggctcatacaactcagtgcaatcgtctacctcatgTCTTCttatttacccattgaacctatctcatgggatctccacttgtataggttgggttgccgacactggcagctcatatattaggctcagcctcattctcttcgatgtatcattgactaacattTTAGATAGTCCTCtagtcagaggatctgctagattcttttctgacctcacaaagtcaatagatatgactccatcacgcaacatatgtttcactatatTGTGTCTGAGTTTAATAtgtctgctctttccattatatattttactctttgctttcgctatagctgcttgacagtcacaatgaatagatacgtccgatacaggctttggccacaatggtatatcaactaagagatttctaagccactcggcttctgttcTAGCCTtttttaaggcaataaactcggattccatagtagaccgagcgatacatgcctgcttggtagacttccaagagactgctcctccacttaaagtgaagacatatccactcgtagattttgtctcatctgaatcactaatccaattagcatcactatatccttctaatacggaaaaccattataatgtaaaccatagtctatagccttttaggtatctcaaaatcctagacaaagcattccaatgctcttttccaggttatgtgtatatctacttagccttcctacggCAAAAGCTATGCTGGTCTAGTAcggtttgttagatacataaggctaccaattattcggaatactccaattgagacacactattttcgtattcttcatgagagtcacactataatcataaggagtattgACAGTGAAAaaatcaaaatggttaaactttctcaatatcttctcaatgtaatgagattgagataatataataacatcatttttcctagttacttcaatacccaagattacactagcctctcctaagtctttcatgtcaaacttagatgacaagaatttcttagttgtattaactaatttaatattagttccaaaaataagcatgtcatcaacataaaggcatataataacataatcatttccaaaaattttactatatacacatctatctacatcatttatatgataaccatttgattttaaaacaccatcaaatttttcatgccattgtttaggagcctgttttaaaccatataatgatttaattagtctacatactttattttcttttcctgatatcttataaccctcaggttgttccatatatatttcttcttctaagtctccatttaggaaagctgtctttacgtccatctggtgtaccaccagtttatatatggaggctatcgctattaagaccctgatagttgtaattctagttacaggagagtaagtatcaaagtaatctattccttctttttatttaaagcctttcgctaccaacctagccttaaacttatcaatagtcccatctggttttagtttctttctaaacacccatttacaacctattggtttatttccaggtggtaggtctacaatttcccaagtgttattagatataatagattctaactcatcatttattgcttccttccaaaaggttgcatctggagagttaattgcttctatataggttgtaggatcatcttctactaagaaagtgaaaaaaccatctcctaggttagtttctcttctaaccctagtactttttcttggttgtatttcttctactactttctcgtatgcatttttactagtagatgcaatatctgattcattgacttcttctattcttatagatttagatttcatagggaatacgttctcaaagaactctgcatccctagcttctataattgtattaggatctagaatattatccttagtttttaaaactaaaaacctataggccgcactattttgtgcgtaacctataaatacacagtcggtcgttttaggacctaactttcttttcttaatttcaggtaatcctactttagcaagacacccccacactttaatatatttgtaactaggaacatgattcttccatagttcatatggtgtttgttcagaagatttagaaggaatcctatttagaatataacaagcagatagaattgcttctccccacatatttgagggtaagcctgaactatttaacatagcattcatcatctcttttagagttctattcttacgttctgctattccattctgttctggtgtataaggagctgtagtttcgtgaactattccattcttttcacataattctctaaattgagaagattcatattcacctcctctatctgttctaagtcttttaatttttatatttaactgattttcaacttcaattttgtatttagaaaaagcatttaaagcttcatctttgttccttaacagatagactctagtaaacctagagtaatcatctacaaaagttatgtaatatctttttcattttcttcaaagatgttatattcacatgacctaatctactatgccatagataacaaGCTTCAACggtataaacagaactgaatgtcttcttattattatcattggatacatttataatgaataagccatcgctacagtaccccttaccaacaaaagttccattcttagtcattacaagcttatctgaatcaaatactaacttaacaccagccttattgaggagtgaaccagagaccaagtttcttctaatgtcaggtacatgtaggacatcattcaacatcagagtctttccagaagtgagtttcagaagtactttccctttccctacaactggagacgttctagcattacccatgaacacctgttcatcatctcctgatacttgataTGAGGTAAACATgttacgatccttgcacacgtgcctagttgcaccagtgtctagtactcactccaagttgtttacaaggaagacttctgacaccacagctactattaagtcagactcattgcctgtttctgtaagattagcttgcggcttatctttgtttttcttaagcctgcaggttttgacatgatgcccaggctttccacagttgtagcagtttccctttttcttgaattgattatttgcattcttctttttgagcctgcattcatttgcataatgtccaggtttgccacagttatgacagttgccctttttcttattatttgcccgacttgattccacaagattcgcttttgaatctatctcatttttattttctttttggtctctgattctattggcctcctctattcgtatgtgtacgatagtggtttccaaagaaataccgttctttttatgtttcattctattcttatattctttccaggaggcggtaacttttctattagtgctctggcagaaacacttcatccaacttaattccttcattgatagttcatgaactagactttgaaaatcatgaatctgatttgtgacaggtatatcgtctgtcatttcataatgaaggaaattggcaattgcatgtttcttagcgcctgcatcttctaatatgtatttcttttccaaagcagtccatatgtctttggcagacacgtaagaagcatacacgtcatatagttcgttggataaagagtttagaatataatttttacaattattttcatctgttacttcagtttgatttgctggatctatagtaaatgattcagataaaatgtatgaaactttcagggtggtcagagcgaacatcagtttctgtttccaccgtttaaatgattgtccagcgaacggttcgattttggctaactcagtagaagcatttactgttactgtagccatagtctatgtaattcaacaatttcgatttcaagattgttggaatatttagttgaattaaatagactattaaaaatcgagaaccaaaaaaggaaaataaattttgagaaaaaagaacttattgaatgagtcgaggcgtgactgagtcactcggcttgaaatcgaatttgctccccttggacagcgtcccaagtgcaacaggttcccagagcaattgacctccaggatacaacgactatgacccggtcccagcgatgcactcactgtacacgggttcgaaccacttgcagtttaatccgaaagtgctgagttgactcagcgatgaactcagtagaaaattgcttaaaaccgaatatcagagagcgttttataagagaagaatttttcgtatattaaaactggaatcggtagtctttatatagactccgaagtggtgcataagcaccctttacaaaaggtaagtgcgagtacactcccgcacatacagtcctgcgagtacccatacacacacccacgcgagtatacacacaccgcacccgcacccgcacccgcacccgcgcccacgcccagcccagcccgtcgcgcacacggactcggactcggactcggctcggctcggctcggcgcgcgcgcgcgcgtgtgtggttaatggcatagattagagctattggcatagccccccccacaggaccaaattcacatgccccctgaaaggggctcaagccctaggcaaaaagactatcttataaacaagatagtttaccttttcaaatctgatgtgggacaaaacccacaacacaaaaatactacaacttttcaaaattgaagggaaattaccgaaaatttgaaaattcaaattttaatgctattttaaaacaaaatacaacaaaatgTACAGTTGGGAAAACTTGGAGTAACGACCCTTATTCAGCATTCATTCATGACCCCAGCTGATCATC contains:
- the LOC131229531 gene encoding phosphatidylinositol 3,4,5-trisphosphate 3-phosphatase and protein-tyrosine-phosphatase PTEN2A-like isoform X1 — its product is MPEDFWFSAPRKGIMVFALPGEPGLTELAGDFKVHFHDRQGDFYCWLNTTMVENRKILNTSDLDGFDKRKLPSPGFQVEVVLIDYDGTVPMKVKTETVSKESDRISGTAAMADGPTTRPSDPSKGSASNDKDDVFSDSEAEGGSVKSRQAREATAARGTADAGGGSKTEKPKEEMASVTHGVEQVSLRSEGAKENPNTSEMKIEGASGAASFEVPKSDLSGVSEFKAIAADASVFTFGDEEDFESE
- the LOC131229531 gene encoding phosphatidylinositol 3,4,5-trisphosphate 3-phosphatase and protein-tyrosine-phosphatase PTEN2A-like isoform X2, whose product is MVFALPGEPGLTELAGDFKVHFHDRQGDFYCWLNTTMVENRKILNTSDLDGFDKRKLPSPGFQVEVVLIDYDGTVPMKVKTETVSKESDRISGTAAMADGPTTRPSDPSKGSASNDKDDVFSDSEAEGGSVKSRQAREATAARGTADAGGGSKTEKPKEEMASVTHGVEQVSLRSEGAKENPNTSEMKIEGASGAASFEVPKSDLSGVSEFKAIAADASVFTFGDEEDFESE